The Phycisphaerae bacterium sequence GGGACGAATGCACTCCTGATGGCCCCGCGCCGGATCGCCTTCCGGAACGAGGCCCAGGTAGTTGCTCGCACAGGTCGGCGTGACCGCGGCTTCAATCAACTCGGCCTTGGGCAGCGTGTTCTCGTCGCCTGCGCGACACAAGAAGTCGCGCCGCGGACTCACACCCACCGTCAGAGCCCCGGAGCAATCCGTGGCCGGCCCCGGCGCCATGATGGATTCCGGCCGCGTCGGCAGAAAGCTCACATACGACAGACCCGCGATGTGCGCACTCCGCGGCCCTACGTCCACGATGCAACCGTCCCGGTACTGCACCAGCGACCCGCCGGCCAGCCCCACCGTGCGCACATCCAGTGTGCTGACATGCAGCTTCTGCCCGCCAATCTCCGCGCTGCGAATCTGGCAGCGCCCGTTCTTGATGACGCTGATGTCCGTGCTGGTACCACCCACTTCCAGGAAGACGCCGTCGGACACGCGCGCGTAGAGCAGCGCCGCGGCGACGCCCGCGGCCGGACCGGAGAGCATCGTCAGGATCGGCCGGCGCCGCACCTCGGCGATGTCCATCACGCCGCCGTCGCTGCGCATGATCATCAGGGGTGCCGTGATGCCCGCGGCGCGCACCGCCCGTTCCGTCAGCTCCGCCGTGTTGAGCATGCGCGGGATCATGCTGGCGTTGATGACGGCCGTGCGCGTGCGCACGCCCAGCCCGTGCAGCCGACTGACGTGATGTGTCGCCGTCGCCGGCAGGCCGCGCCGCGCGGCCACAGCGCAAACCAGTTCCTCGTGGCGCGGATCGTCCACGCTGAAGGCCTCGGCGGCCACGATCACTTGCGCGCCCGCGCGGCACAACTCGTCCAGGGCCGCAGCAACCGTGGTTTCGCTGACGCGCTCGGAACGGATGAAGCGTTGGCTGATCGCCAGGTGCCGCCCGGGGGCCAGCGCGATCGACGGCAGCGCCGTCTGGCGGCGTGCCAGCCAGGCCCCCGCGCCGCCGCCCATCCCGACGATCCCGACCGGCGCCACATCGCCTTCGAGCAGCGCATTCGTCGCCTGCGTCGTCGAGTGCGCGATCAGCACGATCTCGTCCGGCGCAATCGCACATCGCCGCAGTATTTCCTGCAGGCTCTCCACCACGCCGCGCGCCACGCCCTCTGCGGCGGTGTGGGTCGTCGGGACCTTCGACCGTCCCACCAGCGCGAGCGTGGCGGCGTCGATTGCGACGGCATGGGTAAACGTGCCGCCCACGTCGATGCCGATCCGGATCTTGCGCTGGCCGGCCATGCGCGGCTCACTCCCCCCCGACGAAACGCAGCCCGAATATCACTACGGCGACGATGGCGGCCGCCCAGATCGGCAGTAGCGTATAGCGCAGAATCCGGTTCACGGTGACGCCCTGGAAACCCGCGATCCATACGTTCGCGGTGTTTGTCGGGTCGCACACACCCTGCAACATCCCGGCGGCCAGGATCGCGCCGAGTATCGCCGGCGCGGGCAAGGCCGACGTCGCCAGCAGCGTCGCCGAAACCGCGAGCCCCATGCCCCACACGTTCAGCGGCCCGCGGTACAGCGCCAGCGGCGCCGCGAGCGCAAAGAGCACAATGTAGCCGACCCGCGAACTCGGCACCGCCGCCGAGAGCAGTGGCCGCAGGTAGCCCTGCACCGGCGGCGTAGACAACGCCATCACCAGCAGGCCGATGCCCACCATCAGCAACACTGGCGGCATCACGGTCTGTGCCCCTTCGATCAGCGAGCGGGCCAGCAAGCGCACCGCCCCGCGCCGCCGACAGACGCACACGAACATGTATCCCACGGCGATGGTGAACGCCGTGATTTCCTCCACGCCGGCAAAGTACACCAGCGCAACGGGGATCAGCGGGGCCAGCATGAGCCGCGCGGGCACGTCCGGCTGGGCCGGCGGCTCGGTCGCCGGCCCGGCTTGAAAGCTGCTCAGCAGACCGCGACGTGTGCCCCACCAGATCCAGCCGACGCCGCACACGAGATACAGCCCGACCATCGTCCAGAGCATCGTGTCCAACTGGGCCGGCGGCAGGCCGTAGAAATCCAACCACAGTCGGCGCGACACCGGCTGCAATGTGCCGCCCATCGCGATCGCGATGAGGAACACGCCCGCCGCCACGATCGCGCTGAGTCCCACCGAGCGCAGCACCGGCAGGATGATCGTCCCCAGCATGATCACCGTGCCCAGGCCGCCCACCGACGTGAAGATGCCCGCGGTCACCAGCAGCACCGCCAGACTGATGAAGAATGGCCGCTCGCCGGCATACTCCGCGGTCCAGTACACGAGCCGCTCGGCCACCTTGAGGTTCTTCACATACATGGCGAACATGCCGCCGAACACGGTGGCGATGATCGCCGCAGAGAGGTGCAGGCTGCCCGCGCGGATCACCAGGATGAAATACTCCTTGAGATACGTCGCGGCACTGAGCAGCCAGAACCACCACGACGCCGGCGCGGGCAGCGCGGCATGCCGCGTGGTCCATTGCCGGCTCTCGCGGCGCAGGTCGTCCACAAGCCGCTGCGCGCGCGACGCGGAGTCGGTGGAGAAAGGCTGTCCCGCGAGGCGCGCGAGCGGCTGGAGCCGCGCACTGATGGCCATGGCGGTGCTGGCGTCGTCGAAGCGGGCCCGCGGTCCGGCGTGGTGCGGCGGCCGCGCGAACACGTCCGGCAGCGCCGCCAGACGCGCGCCCGCCTGCTGCTGAAACTCGGTCTCACGTGTCCGGATGCGCGCGAGCTCGTCGAGCAGGCGTGTTGGCAGCGAATCGTCCGCCCGCGCGACCGCGGCCTCGAGCGCTGCGACGCAATCCGCCAGGAAGCGCGCCTGGTCGCGTAACACCGCCATTCGCTCCCAGCGCAGCGCCCGCCACTGCCCAAACCGCGACGGCCCCGCGCGCGGCTCGGCCTGCACCGTCCGGCGGCCGAACTGATCCACCTGCTCCGTGGTCACCAGCTCGACCACTTCGCCCGGCTGAAAAAGGTCCGCCGCCGCGGCCACCAGGAGGAACGCCAGCGCCATCAACGGCAGTGCCAGCAAGGCCGAGAGCCGCTCGAGGAACATCAGCAGCGCGAAGCCCAGGAAGATCAGCAGCAGGATCGTGCCGATGAGATAAGTCATGCACCGCCGTCAATGCCAACCACGTCCGATCGTGCCAGCGCGAGCGCGCGCAGCGCCGCCGCACAAGCCTGCACGTCCGCCGGCGGCAGGCATTGTAGCCACATGTCCGCGAAGCGTCGCGCGGCCGCTTCGCCGGCGTGGCACTCACCGTGCCTGCGACGCGCAGCACAACGCCGCGCGTCAGCCATCACGTGCCACAGCTCGTGCCCCAGGGTCCGGACCAGCTCCGCGTCTGACCGGGCCTCGCCGCACCCGTAGATTTCGATCCGTCGCAACACGGGATCCCACGCCCCGAAAACCTGTCGCCCCCGGCCACACAACGGCTGTGTCCGCACCAGCAATCCGACACCCAGCCGCGCTAGCGCGGCGCGCGGCTGCCGCAGCGCAAACGTCGCCGCCAGGCGCCGGGCCCACGCGCTCAGCACCGCGGCAGGCGGCACCAGTGCACAGGCCGCGGCGCGCCGCAGCAGACGTGCGTGCCGGCCACCTCCGCAAGAAACAGGCCGCTGTTGCTGACGCGCGTCACTCACGGCAGACCGAATCGCAACTGAAAGCTGGCCAGATCAGCGAGGTCCACGTCCGTATCGTCGTCCCAGTCAGCGAACTCGCACGTCGTGGCGGCCGGTCCCGCGTCGGGGCCCGTGATACACCCCGCCACCGCCGCAAAATCGGCCGCGGCGACCGTCCCGTTCCCATCGGCATCGCCCAGCGCATAGCCCGAGAGCACCAGCTTCACACCGTCACTGCTTGTGTACTCAGCCGCATCGCTGTCTGCGGTGGAGACGGTGACCCGCCGCGCGAGAGGGCCGGCTTCGAAGATCCAGCGGCCGATGGGCACCCATTGGCCGCCGTTGGCGCGCTGGTCGACCAGCACCGTGGACTCGCCGTTGTAGTGCGCGACCGTATAGCGCGCCGCGTCGTTGCGGTTGCTGGCCGCAGTGTACCAGACGTACACGCTGTAGCGGCCGTCCTTGGGCAATTCGGCGTGAAACTCCGCCGACTTCGTGTTGCCACCCGCCGCCACGCGTGAGCCGAGGCGCAGGAAATCCGGCTGCGCGGAGTTCGCCCAGGCACCGACCTCGACGTAGCGCGGGCTGCCATCGTGATCGTCGATGACGCGCTGCACGTAACGATCACTGACAAACGGGTTGTAGGCCGGCGGCTCCCACGGCCCACCGGGTGCCGGCAAGTGATCGATCTCATCCTGGATGGCGATCTGCGCTGTGTACTGGTGATAGACCCACAGGCAGCCGTGCGGTACGCCTTGGCTGACTGCGTACTCGATCTGGTCCGCGACGAGCGACCAGTCGTTATCCTCGGATGCGCGGTAGCCGACACCAAGCTTGTCCAGATGCGCCGGAGCCTGGGTCTTCTGCGTGTTGAACTCGGTGATGAAGCTGCTGAGCGTGGTCATGTACATCTGCGGCATCACCAGATCCATGTAGCCGCCGTTCACCCAGTCCGACCAGCGCTGCATCATCTGCGTGATGCCGTACGATCCCAGCGGCGAACTCGAGACGACGATCTCCGCATTCGCAGCCTGCACGCGGTCGTAGAACTGGTGCATTGCGTCGTTGACCAGCCCCTCACGGAACGTCACCCACGTCGCGTTGTTCACGTTCGTCGGCGGATAGACGCCGTAGATCACGTAGTAGCGGTTCTTCGTGCAGTCCTCGTAGCCGTACTCACGGCCCGTGTCCTTGCGCCCCCAGCGAATGCGGTCGAGCTGGATGTCGTCGAAGTCGTAGTTCTCGGCCAGCTCACGCACCATGCCCGCGATCATCGCCACGCCCGGCTCGGAGCCCGGACTGATGAACACGAACCCACCGTTCTCGCCGGTCACCGCGTCGCCGAAGCGATCCCGTGCCAGCCAGTCGGGATGCGCCACGGCAATGGAATGCGACTGTCCGCCGAGCGCAAAGCCGTATTCGAACCAGGCCCCGACCTTCAGTCCTTCATCGTGGAAGATGTCGAGCAGGCGCGCCGCGTAGTCCGTGGAAGCCGATGCCCAGCTCCCACCGGCGCTCTTGTACGCCTGCGACGGCCAATAGACCGTGCCGCCGGTGTACATGGCGATGTAAACCGTGTTCATGTGACCGGCGCGGATGTTCTGCGCCATCGCGCGCAATTGCGCCTCGGTCTTACCCAGATACGTATACTGCGTCAGCCAGCAGGCCCGCACTTCGGGCACCGCGTCACCCGGCGTCTGGGCGACGAAGCGCACCGCGTCCGCGACAATGCTCTTGCCCGCCTCCGCCGCGCTGGTGAGCGTCACGCGCCCCGCGGTGCCCGCCGCGAACTCATACGAGCCGATCGTATACCACTGCGACCCATTGACGCGCTGATCGACGTACACGTCCGCCGTGCCGGTCGCATGCTCGATCGTGTAGTGAGCGTTGCTCGGGCGGTCGTAACCACCACGGTACCAGACGGCGACCTCGTACACGCCGCCATGTGCAAGCGTGGGGCACCACTCCACTTCGCCCGGCGTCAGGCTGGTCGATCGATACCGATAGTCCGCCCCGTACTGACCATCGACCGAGGCCGTCGCCCAGATCTCCGAAAGCACGACAAACCCCGCATCGGTGTTGTCGATCGTGATCACCTGGGCCACCGCCGTGGGAGTCGCAACCAGGATCAAAACGCTCAAGAGCCCCTGGCGCCTGATGCAACCGCCTGCTTGCACGTGGAATGCTCCTGTCGTTGGGAAATCAGCCGCGCCGTAGCGGGGTGAGCGCAGACCCGTCACAAGCGACGCCGATTATTGTTATATAACAATCTAACGGCCATTTGCACTTGAAACAAGTTGGGCGCCGTCGCATCCACCGCCGTTCTGATGACATGCCTATCCAGCGACCAGCCGAACCACACGCGAGACAACCCTGGTCCACCACGAAACCCCAGGCGTTCGCTGCACCGGTTGCATGCTCGGCCCCCCGCAGCCGGCAGGCCCTTCGTCGGCATCTCCCCGCATCCAAGGTTACGCCGAGCGGGCACAGTGACCACTTGAGCCTGTTGAATAGGCACCACTCGAGCCAACACCTAGACTGCACGGTTGTAGTATGCGATATGGAACAATTATGCAATATATTATAGGACTCGCATAGTCACATCGTCTGCGCACTCCGCTCTGGTCGCCGCTGACCAACGAGCTGAGTTTCACTGGCAGCAGGCCGGTAAGCGCTTGCATCACGCTCTTCTTTGTTATATAATTATTTATCGAACTTACGACATTGGGGCGGGTGCGGGACTGGACCCGCATCCCGAGGTTTGGCGGGTGCGGTACGCACCATTTCTTGGACCAGGAGGAGAACATCATGCTGACACGTATCACACTCATGCTTGTCGTGGGGGCGCTGGCCAGCGCGGCCGGTGGGACCAGCATCACGCTCGAGCGCATCGCCACTGTGGACTTCACCGGCCAGATTCAGGGCGACAACCTGACCTCGGTCGCCTGGGACGGAACCAATCTCTATGTCGCGCCCTACACGAATACGGCGCGCGATGTGGCGATCAC is a genomic window containing:
- a CDS encoding family 10 glycosylhydrolase produces the protein MSVLILVATPTAVAQVITIDNTDAGFVVLSEIWATASVDGQYGADYRYRSTSLTPGEVEWCPTLAHGGVYEVAVWYRGGYDRPSNAHYTIEHATGTADVYVDQRVNGSQWYTIGSYEFAAGTAGRVTLTSAAEAGKSIVADAVRFVAQTPGDAVPEVRACWLTQYTYLGKTEAQLRAMAQNIRAGHMNTVYIAMYTGGTVYWPSQAYKSAGGSWASASTDYAARLLDIFHDEGLKVGAWFEYGFALGGQSHSIAVAHPDWLARDRFGDAVTGENGGFVFISPGSEPGVAMIAGMVRELAENYDFDDIQLDRIRWGRKDTGREYGYEDCTKNRYYVIYGVYPPTNVNNATWVTFREGLVNDAMHQFYDRVQAANAEIVVSSSPLGSYGITQMMQRWSDWVNGGYMDLVMPQMYMTTLSSFITEFNTQKTQAPAHLDKLGVGYRASEDNDWSLVADQIEYAVSQGVPHGCLWVYHQYTAQIAIQDEIDHLPAPGGPWEPPAYNPFVSDRYVQRVIDDHDGSPRYVEVGAWANSAQPDFLRLGSRVAAGGNTKSAEFHAELPKDGRYSVYVWYTAASNRNDAARYTVAHYNGESTVLVDQRANGGQWVPIGRWIFEAGPLARRVTVSTADSDAAEYTSSDGVKLVLSGYALGDADGNGTVAAADFAAVAGCITGPDAGPAATTCEFADWDDDTDVDLADLASFQLRFGLP